In Rutidosis leptorrhynchoides isolate AG116_Rl617_1_P2 chromosome 2, CSIRO_AGI_Rlap_v1, whole genome shotgun sequence, one genomic interval encodes:
- the LOC139887904 gene encoding F-box/kelch-repeat protein At3g23880-like, giving the protein MCIYIIDQSRHTLKLIDRSPIFTFGMAVLFPDEIVLRILGRLPTKPLVRFQCVSKHWNRMIKDPYLMKFRSPKHILVSLDNSLHLIENTSNSILNRYCPTEDVCDWDNNYEKLVFVIGTINGIVVLSLNFFGTMILYNPLTSISKKLPPPPPDDIGHVSYGLGYITTTPDDPKIVILKHDLVFRVYRFKENSWSSWNTSQCTSNTCYFDKVGTFLNGFLHWINYPKYVLTVLDLKDMMLSEIDMPSAFETRGNTCTVLGTIDGSLCLLKRRVWCNEQFEMWVMKEHGVKYQWAKTFTLFQIPRIKDLYRSWQALSIMDSGQILLVDDSDLLILYYVYNKSYKILDMPLGKDCWRGMINSVEYVKTMVSPSDMLPPSVA; this is encoded by the coding sequence ATGTGTATCTATATAATCGACCAGAGCCGTCATACTCTCAAACTAATTGATCGATCTCCAATCTTTACGTTCGGTATGGCCGTCTTGTTTCCTGATGAAATTGTTCTCAGAATACTTGGTCGTCTTCCGACAAAACCCTTAGTGCGGTTCCAATGCGTATCAAAACATTGGAATCGTATGATTAAAGACCCTTACTTGATGAAGTTTAGATCACCCAAACACATCCTTGTGTCCCTGGACAATTCTTTACATCTCATTGAGAACACATCTAATTCGATACTCAATCGTTATTGTCCTACAGAAGACGTATGTGATTGGGACAATAATTATGAAAAACTAGTTTTTGTTATTGGAACGATTAATGGGATAGTCGTCTTAAGTTTGAACTTTTTTGGAACTATGATCCTATACAATCCGTTAACAAGCATCTCCAAGAAACTTCCTCCTCCTCCACCTGATGATATCGGGCATGTATCATATGGATTAGGCTACATTACAACAACCCCGGACGATCCAAAGATTGTCATCCTCAAACATGATCTTGTTTTTCGAGTCTATAGATTTAAAGAGAATTCGTGGAGTTCATGGAACACATCACAGTGCACTAGTAACACTTGCTATTTTGACAAAGTGGGTACGTTTTTAAATGGATTTCTACATTGGATTAACTATCCTAAATATGTCTTAACCGTCCTCGATCTTAAAGATATGATGTTGTCAGAGATAGATATGCCGTCGGCGTTTGAGACGAGAGGCAACACATGCACTGTTTTGGGTACCATAGATGGAAGTCTTTGTTTGCTCAAGCGGAGGGTTTGGTGTAATGAACAGTTTGAGATGTGGGTTATGAAGGAACACGGAGTTAAGTACCAATGGGCTAAAACATTTACATTATTCCAAATACCTCGTATTAAAGATTTATACCGCTCCTGGCAAGCGCTTTCTATAATGGATAGCGGACAAATTCTTTTGGTTGATGACTCGGATCTACTTATTTTATATTACGTTTACAATAAATCGTATAAAATTTTGGACATGCCGTTGGGGAAGGATTGTTGGAGAGGGATGATCAATAGTGTGGAGTACGTGAAGACTATGGTTTCACCTTCAGATATGCTCCCTCCCTCAGTAGCTTAA